From the genome of Lentilactobacillus buchneri, one region includes:
- a CDS encoding carbon-nitrogen family hydrolase, producing MKIKIALAQLDITFGDPDENFAQIEPNVQKAAEQSADIVVFPEMWNTGYDLTRLGQVADKNGQRTQALLGKLAKKYQMTIHGGSVSTEKNGAFYNTTYIFGLDGKLLTTYDKVHLFGLMHEDEYLASGVEENHFQIKGIDAASVICYDIRFPEWLRTLSLDDSRILFVPAEWPTSRIPQWRRLLAARAIENQSFVVAVNRVGSDPDNPFGGHSGIYNPMGDEIVTLDDHPQLKVFTIDTKETDDARGFMPVFEDRRPELYR from the coding sequence AAATCGAACCAAATGTTCAAAAAGCTGCCGAACAAAGCGCAGATATTGTTGTTTTTCCAGAAATGTGGAATACCGGGTACGATTTGACCCGTCTAGGTCAGGTGGCCGATAAGAACGGCCAGCGGACACAGGCTTTATTGGGGAAATTGGCCAAGAAGTATCAAATGACCATTCATGGCGGTTCGGTCTCAACTGAAAAGAATGGTGCGTTCTACAATACAACTTATATCTTTGGACTTGACGGCAAACTGCTGACAACTTACGACAAAGTTCATCTTTTTGGTTTGATGCATGAGGATGAGTATTTGGCATCCGGGGTTGAAGAAAATCATTTTCAAATCAAAGGGATCGATGCGGCCAGTGTGATCTGCTACGACATTCGGTTCCCGGAATGGCTGCGGACTTTGAGTCTTGACGATAGTCGCATTCTGTTCGTGCCTGCCGAGTGGCCGACTTCACGAATCCCGCAGTGGCGCCGATTACTGGCAGCTCGGGCAATTGAAAACCAAAGCTTTGTGGTTGCTGTTAATCGGGTCGGCAGTGATCCGGACAATCCATTTGGCGGCCATTCAGGCATTTATAATCCAATGGGGGATGAAATTGTGACTTTAGACGATCATCCTCAATTAAAAGTATTCACGATTGACACCAAAGAAACTGACGATGCCCGCGGATTTATGCCGGTATTTGAGGATCGGCGGCCGGAACTTTATCGATAA